A window of the Microvirga terrae genome harbors these coding sequences:
- a CDS encoding PIG-L family deacetylase, which produces MPDDHSRLARAVHQPALVRLHRALSRLTSVLTVMNTGAHPDDEINGMLAAFRLAYGMRIVVACSTRGEGGQNALGPERGGALGVLRTAEMEEAARRIDADVAWLGHGPDDPVHDFGFSKNGDDTLRRWGEERIIERLVRAYRQYRPDIVIPTFLDVPGQHGHHRAMTRAAEAALAMAADPAAFPEHAAMGLAPWQVSKFYLPAWSGAGYAYDDEVPPPPATLGVQVASGDPVTGLAYRQLGEWSRAAHASQGMGVWRNNPVDQWELHLKIQAGGTPGAEHDIRDHLPASLGDLGTVMGAAEALGAALREAQERIDAALAAFPDRTMVGRTLSNAAKLIEDTRNRLDGPALDQWGHRLDRKLREIDAALFEANVKTARATFQGMAHPGAEIGLDVAIDVPGLAKLSVTPRLPTGIRATEVSREAGLVRYAISIPETAPHTGNYPEAFDPLGGNGQAGIRIAGELHDRIVRIDLDAEEPLSIRPSQSLSLEPGFAVVSAQRPASGVRVRVAGANPSDWQVPPGWSIRRHDDDWMIVPPHRAEPGLVSFIPIVEGRPASTVRAIAYPHVRPTAYVAPVEFKVLMLDVALPRDARIGYVGGGSDNVGTHMRRLGLDVTDLAEADLKDGSLSTFTTIVIGIFAFGLRRDLQSATARVHRFVEEGGHLVTLYHRPTDGWDPDRTPPRRLSIGSPSLRWRVTDPAAPVTVLQPEHRLLTAPNRIGLEDWQGWDKERGLYFAAHYDPAYERLLSLHDPGEEPLTGSLISAPVGRGRHTHVALVLHHQLDRLVPGAFRLLANLVQPA; this is translated from the coding sequence TTGCCGGATGACCACAGCCGTCTCGCCCGTGCCGTTCATCAGCCAGCCCTCGTTCGCCTGCACCGTGCCCTGAGCCGGCTCACCTCCGTGCTGACCGTGATGAACACGGGCGCACATCCGGACGACGAGATCAACGGGATGCTGGCGGCTTTCCGCCTTGCTTATGGGATGAGGATCGTGGTCGCATGCTCGACGCGAGGTGAGGGAGGACAGAACGCTCTCGGCCCGGAGCGGGGCGGAGCGCTCGGCGTTCTGCGGACGGCCGAGATGGAGGAAGCGGCGCGTCGCATCGATGCCGACGTGGCATGGCTGGGTCATGGACCCGACGATCCGGTTCACGATTTCGGATTCTCCAAGAATGGCGACGACACGTTACGGCGATGGGGCGAGGAGCGGATCATCGAACGGCTTGTCCGGGCCTATCGACAGTATCGACCCGACATCGTGATCCCTACATTCCTGGATGTGCCGGGGCAGCATGGCCATCACAGGGCCATGACGCGTGCCGCCGAAGCGGCGCTGGCTATGGCCGCCGACCCGGCGGCGTTTCCCGAGCATGCCGCAATGGGGCTCGCACCGTGGCAGGTTTCCAAGTTCTATCTCCCGGCATGGTCGGGAGCGGGCTACGCCTACGACGATGAGGTGCCGCCGCCGCCTGCAACGCTCGGCGTTCAGGTCGCCAGTGGCGATCCTGTCACTGGCTTAGCCTATCGGCAACTGGGGGAGTGGTCTCGCGCCGCGCATGCGTCTCAGGGAATGGGGGTGTGGCGGAACAACCCGGTCGATCAATGGGAGCTTCATCTGAAGATCCAGGCCGGCGGCACGCCGGGTGCAGAACATGATATCCGCGATCACCTGCCTGCAAGCCTCGGTGATCTCGGCACCGTGATGGGAGCGGCGGAAGCGCTTGGCGCCGCTCTGCGGGAGGCGCAGGAGCGCATTGATGCCGCGCTGGCGGCATTCCCCGATCGCACAATGGTCGGAAGAACACTCAGCAATGCGGCAAAACTGATCGAGGACACGCGGAACCGCCTGGACGGGCCTGCGCTCGACCAATGGGGGCACCGCCTCGACCGGAAGTTGCGCGAGATCGATGCCGCGCTCTTCGAAGCCAATGTGAAAACGGCGAGAGCGACCTTCCAGGGGATGGCTCATCCGGGTGCCGAGATCGGTCTGGATGTTGCCATCGATGTGCCTGGCCTCGCGAAGCTCTCGGTCACACCGCGACTTCCGACCGGGATCCGAGCGACGGAAGTATCCCGTGAGGCGGGGCTCGTCCGTTATGCGATCAGCATTCCTGAAACAGCCCCGCACACGGGAAACTACCCGGAAGCGTTCGACCCCCTGGGCGGCAATGGTCAGGCCGGCATTCGCATCGCGGGTGAGCTTCACGATCGCATCGTCCGGATTGATCTGGATGCCGAAGAGCCATTGTCGATCAGGCCATCCCAATCCCTCTCGCTTGAGCCAGGCTTCGCGGTGGTGAGCGCCCAAAGACCGGCGTCCGGTGTACGGGTGCGGGTTGCCGGAGCGAACCCTTCAGACTGGCAGGTGCCGCCAGGCTGGAGCATTCGGCGCCACGACGATGATTGGATGATCGTGCCGCCCCATCGGGCAGAGCCCGGTCTTGTGAGTTTCATCCCGATCGTCGAGGGCAGACCAGCGAGCACGGTGAGAGCCATTGCCTATCCTCATGTGCGGCCGACCGCGTACGTGGCGCCGGTGGAGTTCAAGGTTCTGATGCTCGATGTAGCGTTGCCGAGAGATGCTCGTATTGGATATGTCGGTGGCGGAAGCGACAATGTCGGCACGCATATGCGCCGTCTCGGGCTCGATGTGACGGATCTGGCGGAAGCCGACCTGAAGGACGGTTCTCTCTCGACGTTTACCACCATCGTCATCGGCATCTTTGCATTCGGGTTGAGACGCGACCTACAGTCCGCGACTGCTCGAGTGCATCGCTTCGTGGAGGAGGGTGGTCATCTCGTGACGCTCTACCATCGTCCGACGGATGGCTGGGATCCGGATCGGACGCCGCCCCGCCGCCTGTCTATCGGTTCGCCGTCCCTGCGGTGGCGCGTGACGGACCCTGCCGCCCCTGTGACGGTTCTGCAACCGGAACATCGCCTGCTCACAGCCCCGAATAGGATTGGGCTGGAGGATTGGCAAGGCTGGGATAAGGAGAGAGGTCTCTACTTCGCCGCCCATTACGACCCGGCCTATGAAAGGCTTCTGTCCCTCCACGATCCTGGCGAGGAACCGCTCACGGGTTCTCTGATCTCGGCTCCCGTCGGCCGCGGGCGGCACACGCATGTGGCGCTGGTGTTGCACCATCAGCTCGACAGGCTCGTTCCTGGGGCCTTCCGCCTCCTGGCGAACCTGGTTCAACCAGCCTGA
- a CDS encoding ROK family transcriptional regulator: MPRKPKSGAPSTIGSNPERNRFHNRRVVLDVVRQLGPVGRMEISRHAHLSTQAVSNIVEDLVADGLLIRTGRLRAGRGLPPIQFAVNPNGGMTAGVEIAADHICTLLIDIGGHVRAQRHIPIPQNDPEAVLPVIKAEIDAAQTQLQPPVPQLLGVGVVMPGPFNVDGMTSVGPTTLSGWLDFDAVAHIGGMLGVPVTLENDATAAAVGERLHGVAKDLKNFCLIYFGQGLGLGIMIDGRPYRGANGNAGEIGHVLVEKGGRLCSCGQKGCLEAYASFHALAQQLAAAGVDPIDDADLERLHRERHPVVLGWIREAAGYLAPQVAMLENLFDPEAIVLGGVLPPGLLEELVEAMQPLPLSVARRRNRSEARLIHGRTGRSTAALGAAALPLLETMTPRLDKAHAARREQPTEEISLAG, from the coding sequence ATGCCGAGAAAACCAAAATCAGGTGCGCCATCGACGATCGGAAGCAATCCGGAGCGGAACCGCTTCCACAACCGACGCGTGGTGCTGGACGTGGTGCGGCAACTGGGACCGGTTGGGAGGATGGAGATCTCGCGCCATGCGCATCTGAGCACTCAAGCCGTCTCGAACATTGTTGAGGATCTTGTCGCCGACGGGCTGTTGATCAGAACAGGCCGGCTCAGAGCGGGGCGCGGCCTGCCGCCGATCCAGTTTGCCGTCAATCCGAACGGCGGGATGACGGCCGGGGTCGAAATCGCGGCCGATCATATCTGCACGCTTCTGATCGATATCGGCGGACACGTTCGAGCCCAGCGCCACATCCCCATTCCGCAGAACGACCCCGAGGCCGTGCTTCCCGTCATCAAGGCCGAGATCGACGCGGCGCAGACGCAATTACAGCCTCCCGTACCGCAACTCCTCGGTGTCGGGGTCGTGATGCCGGGTCCGTTCAACGTGGATGGCATGACATCTGTCGGACCCACGACGCTGTCCGGGTGGCTGGACTTCGATGCGGTCGCCCATATTGGCGGCATGCTGGGGGTGCCTGTCACGCTGGAGAACGATGCCACCGCTGCTGCCGTGGGCGAGCGCCTTCATGGCGTGGCCAAGGATCTGAAGAACTTCTGCCTGATATATTTCGGACAAGGACTGGGCCTCGGCATCATGATCGACGGTCGCCCGTATCGCGGGGCGAACGGCAACGCGGGCGAGATCGGGCATGTGCTGGTGGAGAAGGGAGGGCGCCTTTGCTCTTGCGGTCAGAAGGGCTGTCTTGAAGCCTATGCCTCCTTCCACGCGCTCGCTCAACAATTGGCAGCGGCCGGAGTTGACCCCATCGACGATGCGGATCTTGAGCGCCTGCACCGCGAGAGGCATCCCGTCGTTCTCGGATGGATCAGGGAAGCTGCCGGATATCTAGCTCCGCAGGTCGCAATGCTCGAAAATCTCTTCGATCCAGAAGCCATCGTCCTGGGCGGCGTTCTTCCACCCGGATTGCTGGAGGAACTCGTGGAGGCCATGCAGCCCCTGCCTCTGTCGGTCGCACGGCGCAGGAACCGGAGCGAGGCACGCCTGATCCACGGGCGGACCGGCCGCTCGACGGCGGCGCTCGGCGCAGCCGCATTGCCGCTTCTGGAGACCATGACCCCGCGTCTCGATAAGGCTCACGCTGCCCGCCGCGAACAACCGACCGAGGAGATCTCCCTTGCCGGATGA
- a CDS encoding extracellular solute-binding protein yields the protein MSFRHMLASVALGVVTLAASGAKAVEIEYWQYVFDTRVKAMTQLIAKFQEANPDIKVKQTTFPYADYQTKVAAAILAGQGPDVVQLFYGWTDNFIAGKMIRPLRAEAFPAAEIERDFFPIISAMKRGNEYYGLPTAVRSLALFYNKKIFKDAGLDPNNPPKTLEELVAAAEKTTKRDGSGNITSAGMTLDMGGQDHQWWREVLIRQFGGVPYTDNDTKVAYNDEAGLKALTFYTDLQKKHKVGQTGFMDEGQAAFRAGLAAMTIDGTFRLGSFGAIKSFEWGVTELPANAQGVRSNYASYFANAITAKAEGEKLAAAEKFLKYVSSPDAMKIWMEVVGELPARRAAALTPENTGHPIYGPFLKGLEYSHTTLFKDETAQRQGAIDMVNRILIGGEDPKTSLAKAAEAEQAIIDRAKR from the coding sequence ATGAGTTTTCGTCACATGCTCGCGAGCGTCGCTCTAGGCGTCGTCACCTTGGCTGCCTCAGGGGCAAAAGCGGTCGAGATCGAATATTGGCAGTATGTCTTCGACACGCGTGTCAAGGCGATGACTCAGCTGATCGCGAAGTTCCAGGAGGCCAATCCGGACATAAAGGTCAAGCAGACGACGTTTCCCTACGCCGATTACCAGACGAAGGTCGCCGCAGCGATTCTTGCGGGTCAAGGACCGGATGTCGTGCAGCTCTTCTACGGTTGGACCGACAACTTCATCGCCGGCAAGATGATCCGTCCCCTCCGCGCCGAGGCCTTTCCGGCTGCGGAAATCGAACGTGATTTCTTCCCGATCATCAGCGCTATGAAGCGCGGCAACGAGTATTATGGCCTACCGACTGCCGTTCGCTCCCTCGCGCTCTTCTACAACAAGAAGATCTTCAAGGATGCGGGTCTCGACCCCAACAACCCGCCCAAGACGCTTGAGGAGCTTGTTGCTGCCGCTGAGAAAACTACCAAGCGCGATGGCAGCGGCAACATCACCTCCGCGGGCATGACTCTCGACATGGGTGGGCAGGACCACCAATGGTGGCGGGAAGTCCTGATCCGACAGTTCGGCGGTGTGCCCTACACGGACAACGACACCAAGGTCGCCTACAACGACGAGGCGGGCCTGAAGGCGCTCACCTTCTACACGGACCTGCAAAAGAAGCATAAGGTCGGCCAGACGGGCTTCATGGACGAAGGGCAGGCCGCCTTTCGCGCGGGCCTCGCCGCCATGACCATCGACGGCACCTTCCGCCTCGGCTCGTTCGGCGCCATCAAGAGCTTCGAGTGGGGTGTGACCGAACTTCCCGCCAATGCACAGGGCGTGCGCAGCAACTACGCCAGCTACTTCGCCAACGCGATCACTGCCAAGGCGGAGGGCGAAAAGCTCGCGGCGGCCGAGAAGTTCCTGAAGTACGTCTCCTCTCCTGACGCCATGAAGATCTGGATGGAGGTCGTGGGCGAACTGCCGGCGCGGCGTGCCGCCGCTCTCACGCCCGAGAACACCGGGCATCCCATCTATGGGCCATTCCTCAAGGGCTTGGAATACTCCCACACGACCCTGTTCAAGGATGAGACTGCCCAGCGGCAGGGAGCCATCGATATGGTGAACCGAATCCTGATCGGCGGGGAGGACCCGAAGACCTCGCTCGCCAAGGCGGCCGAAGCCGAGCAGGCGATCATCGATCGCGCCAAGCGCTGA
- a CDS encoding carbohydrate ABC transporter permease: protein MSSIAHQEVATGGLWSRMSLGQKQRIWAWGFLAVPLLFYVVIRFWPTFQAFYLSVTDWTITRPASFVGLENYKRLFADALFWQVFRNTFLYLILGTPISLLISFTVAYYLDRVRFMHSFIRALYFLPFLTTAAAMAWVWRWFYQPVPIGVINDILASFGIPQQPFLRSTTQALPAVLAPAVWAGLGFQIIIFLAGLRAIPVTYYEAARIDGLSESAILRRITIPLLKPTLVFLVVFSSIGFLRIFDQVYNINTNDPGGPLNSTKPLVLMIYQTAFSSYEMGYAAAQTVVLFVILLVISLVQLRIMRDR, encoded by the coding sequence ATGTCCAGCATCGCACATCAGGAGGTCGCCACCGGCGGCCTTTGGTCGAGGATGAGCCTTGGCCAGAAGCAGCGGATCTGGGCGTGGGGCTTCCTTGCGGTTCCCCTTCTCTTCTACGTGGTGATCCGCTTCTGGCCGACATTCCAGGCCTTCTATCTGTCCGTCACAGATTGGACCATCACGCGACCTGCCTCCTTCGTGGGGCTTGAGAATTACAAGAGACTCTTTGCCGACGCGCTCTTCTGGCAGGTGTTCCGCAACACCTTCCTTTACCTGATCCTCGGCACACCGATCAGCCTGCTGATCTCGTTCACCGTGGCCTACTATCTCGACCGGGTGCGCTTCATGCACTCCTTCATCCGCGCCTTGTATTTCCTGCCGTTTCTCACCACGGCGGCCGCGATGGCATGGGTCTGGCGCTGGTTCTACCAGCCCGTTCCCATTGGCGTGATCAACGACATCCTTGCGAGTTTCGGGATCCCTCAGCAGCCGTTCCTCCGCTCGACCACACAGGCGCTTCCGGCCGTCCTCGCACCGGCCGTCTGGGCCGGCCTCGGCTTCCAGATCATCATCTTCCTGGCTGGATTGCGCGCCATCCCGGTGACCTATTACGAAGCGGCGCGGATCGACGGGCTGTCTGAGAGCGCGATCCTGCGCAGGATCACGATCCCCTTGCTCAAGCCGACCCTCGTGTTCCTGGTCGTATTCTCGTCCATCGGGTTTCTGCGGATCTTCGACCAGGTCTACAACATCAACACGAACGATCCCGGCGGGCCATTGAACTCGACCAAGCCGCTCGTGCTGATGATCTACCAGACCGCCTTCAGCTCCTACGAGATGGGCTACGCGGCTGCCCAAACCGTGGTTCTGTTCGTGATCCTCCTCGTAATCTCCCTTGTCCAGCTGCGCATCATGAGAGATCGCTGA
- a CDS encoding carbohydrate ABC transporter permease — MTPVASSRGSLPMSRIRPGRIVAWTLLFIGGIIMVTPLLFMLSTSLKDASQVYDLRVVPAAPTLDNYIEILGDGRFTRWLINSTIVAVIVTLSNVFFDSLVGYTLAKFRFRGRYIVFIAILSTLMIPTEMLVLPWYLMASRFGWLDSYWGIMFPGMMTAFGTFLMKQFFEGVPDDFLEAARIDGLNEFTIWWKIAMPLVTPALSALAIFTFLGNWTAFFWPLIVTTSAELYTLPVGLSSFAVEQSIQWEKIMTGASIATLPTLVIFLFLQRYIVRGVMLAGLKG; from the coding sequence ATGACCCCTGTCGCATCCTCCCGCGGGTCTCTGCCCATGTCGCGGATCAGGCCCGGACGGATCGTCGCCTGGACGCTCCTGTTCATCGGCGGCATCATCATGGTGACGCCCCTGCTCTTCATGCTGTCGACATCCCTCAAAGACGCTTCGCAGGTCTACGATCTGCGCGTCGTTCCGGCAGCGCCGACCCTCGACAACTACATCGAGATCCTGGGCGACGGACGCTTCACACGTTGGCTGATCAATTCCACGATCGTGGCCGTGATCGTCACTCTCTCTAATGTATTTTTCGACAGTCTGGTCGGCTACACCCTGGCGAAATTCAGGTTTCGGGGTCGCTACATCGTGTTCATCGCCATACTGTCCACACTGATGATCCCGACCGAAATGCTGGTCTTGCCCTGGTACCTCATGGCGAGTCGGTTCGGATGGCTCGACAGCTATTGGGGCATCATGTTCCCGGGCATGATGACGGCATTCGGGACCTTCCTGATGAAGCAGTTCTTCGAAGGCGTACCTGACGACTTCCTGGAGGCCGCGAGGATTGACGGCCTGAACGAGTTCACCATCTGGTGGAAGATCGCCATGCCTCTCGTGACCCCTGCCCTGTCGGCGCTCGCGATCTTCACTTTCCTCGGCAACTGGACGGCCTTCTTCTGGCCGCTCATCGTGACGACCAGTGCAGAGCTCTACACGCTGCCGGTCGGGCTCTCCAGCTTCGCGGTAGAGCAGTCCATCCAGTGGGAGAAGATCATGACGGGGGCAAGCATCGCCACCCTTCCTACGCTCGTTATCTTCCTGTTTCTTCAACGCTACATCGTCCGAGGCGTGATGCTGGCCGGACTTAAAGGCTGA
- the argH gene encoding argininosuccinate lyase has translation MTSGTFNDTSTFPDPIYKETVLRPLFDGAKDHHVEGFRLIDRAHLVMLHETGILTLEQARPIAQALEAIDREVDVSSLTYTGEVEDFFFLIEKQLRARLGPDLAGRLHTARSRNDIDHTLFKLGLKHRIDPLLKRLVRLAEILASVAERESGTLIVAYTHGQPAQPTVFGHYLSAVLETLLRDIARLEAARDIVDRSPMGAAAITTSGFPIDRELMAHLLGFRRPLQNSYGCIASIDYITSTYSAIELIFLHLGRFIQDLQFWTSFEVGQVYVPNAFVQISSIMPQKRNPVPIEHMRHLSSQTVGRAQAMLTIMHNTPFTDMNDSEGESQGFGYGAFESGGRVLDLLAVLVPSLRIDADRVRQNIRRSCITVTELADSLVRLEGLSFREAHEIAAEVARSVVAVGGDIAGDGYGPFQMAFSRCAGRETRITPVQFGEIVSPENFVAVRNRFGGPAPGALAQAIAGYNLEITQIRSRLTDTETRARAAAQDLQSRFNALLGAR, from the coding sequence ATGACCTCAGGCACGTTCAACGACACATCCACCTTTCCGGATCCGATCTACAAGGAGACGGTGCTGCGTCCTCTTTTCGACGGCGCCAAGGATCACCATGTCGAGGGCTTCCGTCTCATCGACAGGGCGCATCTCGTGATGCTCCACGAGACGGGAATCCTGACGTTGGAGCAGGCTCGGCCGATCGCTCAAGCGCTCGAAGCCATCGATCGCGAGGTTGACGTCAGCTCCCTGACCTATACCGGCGAGGTCGAAGACTTCTTCTTCCTCATCGAAAAGCAGCTGCGCGCCCGCCTCGGGCCGGACCTCGCCGGGCGCCTGCATACCGCACGCTCGCGCAACGATATCGACCACACGCTGTTCAAACTCGGCCTCAAGCACCGCATCGATCCGCTGTTGAAGCGCTTGGTTCGGCTGGCCGAGATCCTCGCATCCGTGGCGGAGCGGGAAAGCGGAACGCTGATCGTTGCCTATACCCACGGTCAGCCAGCGCAGCCGACCGTCTTCGGTCATTACCTGTCCGCCGTTCTTGAGACCCTGCTGCGCGACATCGCCCGACTTGAGGCGGCACGGGACATCGTCGACCGGAGTCCGATGGGCGCCGCCGCCATCACGACGAGCGGCTTCCCCATCGATCGCGAGCTGATGGCTCACTTGCTCGGCTTCCGCCGTCCTCTGCAGAACTCCTACGGCTGCATCGCCTCGATCGACTATATCACGTCCACTTATTCCGCCATCGAGTTGATCTTCCTGCATCTCGGCCGCTTCATCCAGGACCTTCAGTTCTGGACGAGCTTCGAGGTCGGGCAGGTTTACGTTCCCAATGCCTTCGTGCAGATCTCATCGATCATGCCGCAGAAGCGTAACCCTGTCCCGATCGAGCATATGAGACATCTATCGTCCCAGACCGTCGGGCGGGCGCAGGCGATGCTCACGATCATGCACAACACGCCCTTCACCGACATGAACGACAGCGAAGGGGAAAGCCAGGGCTTCGGCTATGGTGCCTTCGAAAGCGGCGGGCGGGTCCTTGATCTCCTCGCAGTCCTCGTCCCGTCCCTGCGGATCGACGCCGATCGAGTTCGACAGAACATCCGTCGCAGCTGCATCACTGTGACGGAGCTCGCCGACAGCCTCGTTCGCCTAGAGGGTCTGTCCTTCCGCGAAGCCCATGAGATCGCGGCGGAGGTCGCGCGATCCGTCGTCGCCGTCGGCGGAGATATTGCCGGCGATGGCTACGGGCCATTCCAGATGGCCTTCAGTCGCTGTGCGGGTCGTGAGACACGTATCACTCCGGTGCAATTCGGCGAAATAGTCTCGCCCGAGAACTTCGTTGCCGTCCGCAACCGATTCGGGGGACCAGCCCCGGGTGCACTGGCTCAAGCGATTGCAGGGTACAATCTCGAAATCACACAGATCCGCAGCCGGCTGACGGACACCGAGACCCGTGCTCGTGCCGCGGCGCAGGATCTTCAAAGCCGCTTCAATGCACTTCTCGGAGCTCGCTGA